In Citrus sinensis cultivar Valencia sweet orange chromosome 4, DVS_A1.0, whole genome shotgun sequence, one DNA window encodes the following:
- the LOC102618549 gene encoding uncharacterized protein LOC102618549: MRNFSQGWKILVAIFLLGLSFPYSQGYNVKSKVFLSPKFVLGPGSVENKFYYGIDFPRGHIALKSFDAEVIDEAGNPVPLHETYLHHWLVEKYYGRKDAEVLEYNGNRLLHESDYISARNDGICQRNCLGQFFGLGSETRGTATHIPDPYGIEIGNPATIPAGYEERWFLNVHAIDTRGVEDRLGCTECKCDLYNVTVDEYGQPLRPNYRGGFACCYDGTQCRVKNGFEGARRSLYLRYTVKWVDWDTSIVPVKIYIFDVTDNETWFSDSTGFSIQHHCQTEYSVDPCKANDVADNGCVHTKRTSVTMPTSGYIIYGVAHQHSGGIGAALYREDGQLMCSSIPAYGNGMEAGNEAGYIVGMSTCYPKPGSLRITDGETLIVESSYSSSREHTGVMGLFYILVADRVPESSSFLDVFNKMDSDINHSAFVWGAFVLAGVAVIAAAVGYRRRNKYEDGYQPIMI, translated from the exons ATGAGAAATTTTTCTCAAGGATGGAAGATTCTGGTAGCCATTTTTCTGTTGGGATTAAGCTTTCCATACTCACAAGGTTATAATGTCAAATCTAAAGTCTTTTTGTCACCTAAGTTTGTGCTGGGGCCAGGATCCgttgagaataaattttactatgGGATTGACTTTCCGAGAGGTCATATTGCTCTAAAGAGTTTTGATGCAGAAGTAATTGATGAGGCAGGAAATCCCGTTCCTCTTCACGAGACTTATCTCCACCATTGGCTCGTTGAAAAATACTATGGACGTAAAGATGCAGAAGTACTAGAGTATAATGGCAACAGACTTCTTCATGAATCAGATTACATTTCAGCGAGAAATGATGGCATATGCCAGAGGAATTGTCTCGGGCAGTTTTTTGGCCTTGGCTCTGAGACACGAGGAACAGCAACGCATATTCCAGATCCTTATGGTATAGAAATTGGCAATCCTGCTACAATTCCTGCAGGCTATGAAGAGAGATGGTTTCTTAATGTCCATGCAATTGATACACGAGGTGTCGAAGATAGGTTGGGATGCACCGAATGCAAGTGCGATTTGTACAATGTTACAGTGGATGAGTATGGCCAGCCGCTAAGGCCAAATTACAGAGGTGGTTTTGCGTGTTGTTACGATGGTACTCAGTGTAGAGTGAAAAATGGTTTTGAAGGTGCCAGGAGGAGCCTCTATTTGAGATATACCGTAAAGTGGGTTGATTGGGACACTTCCATTGTGCCTGTTAAAATCTACATATTTGATGTCACTGACAATGAAACATGGTTTAGTGATTCCACTGGATTCAGCATACAGCATCATTGCCAG ACTGAATATTCTGTTGATCCCTGTAAAGCCAATGATGTAGCTGATAATGGGTGTGTCCACACCAAAAGGACCAGTGTCACGATGCCAACCAGTGGTTACATCATCTATGGCGTTGCCCATCAGCACTCAGGGGGCATTGGTGCAGCTCTATACAGAGAG GATGGACAACTTATGTGCTCTTCAATTCCAGCTTATGGAAATGGGATGGAAGCTGGAAACGAGGCTGGATATATTGTAGGAATGTCGACCTGTTATCCTAAACCAGGCTCCCTCAGGATAACAGATGGGGAAACTCTGATTGTGGAATCTAGCTATAGTAGCTCCCGCGAACACACAGGAGTCATGGGGCTTTTCTACATTTTGGTTGCAGACAGGGTGCCCGAGTCCAGTTCATTCTTAGATGTTTTCAACAAG ATGGACAGTGATATAAACCATTCTGCTTTTGTTTGGGGAGCATTTGTTTTAGCCGGAGTTGCTGTCATTGCTGCCGCTGTGGGTTACAGGCGTAGGAATAAGTACGAAGATGGATACCAACCAATTATGATCTGA
- the LOC102617984 gene encoding pentatricopeptide repeat-containing protein At5g61800, whose product MTLNNLIKRCKTIKQIHQIHAHFLTKGLLFLSPCHILTTILYAITTFKPISSASSPTTDPLSYALSIFNNIPYPSTFSYNTIIRAHTLFSSPLNAVVLFSQMRTVSIPPDFYSFPFLLRACSQLCSHSLAQTIHSQVLKLGFICDVFVLNSLMHVYCVFHRLRDAQELFDEILYRDVVSCNTLIDGYVKAGDLAHARQLFDRMPFRDAVSWGTLVAGYAQSDQCEEAIQLFCNMMDLDIKPDNIALVSALSACARLGELEQGKNIHRYIELNQIRVDSFLSTGLVDFYAKCGYINTAIDIFESSQEKNLFTWNAMLVGLAMHGLGRLSLVYFSRMIEARIKPDGVTILGALVGCSHAGLVDEARKLFDEMDSVYGVSKELKHYGCMADLLGRAGLIEEALEMIKKMPMGGDVFVWSGLLGGCRIHGNVEIAEAAAEHVMKLKPEDGGVYKVLADVYANADRWEDVVKIRRSLDAGKIKKNAGCSLIQLNGVMHEFVSGDSLHPDSDEIYLILDGISTHQLESF is encoded by the coding sequence ATGAcactaaataatttaatcaaacgATGTAAAACCATCAAGCAAATCCACCAAATCCATGCCCATTTCCTCACCAAAGGCCTTCTCTTTCTCAGCCCTTGTCACATTCTCACAACAATCCTCTACGCAATCACCACTTTTAAACCCATATCGTCAGCATCGTCACCCACTACAGACCCATTAAGCTATGCATTGTcgattttcaataatattccATACCCTTCAACCTTTTCTTATAATACCATCATTCGTGCTCACACCCTCTTCTCCTCGCCCCTCAACGCTGTCGTTTTGTTCTCCCAAATGCGCACCGTTTCAATCCCTCCTGACTTCTATTCCTTCCCTTTTCTCCTTAGAGCTTGCTCTCAACTCTGCTCCCATTCACTGGCCCAAACCATTCACTCTCAAGTTTTGAAACTTGGGTTTATTTGTGATGTGTTCGTTTTAAATTCTCTCATGCACGTGTACTGTGTTTTTCATCGTCTACGAGATGCACAGGAactgtttgatgaaattttgtaCAGAGATGTGGTTTCTTGTAACACATTAATCGATGGTTATGTGAAGGCCGGCGATTTAGCACACGCGCGGCAGTTGTTTGACAGAATGCCATTTCGTGATGCTGTGTCGTGGGGTACCCTTGTGGCAGGGTATGCACAGAGTGATCAATGCGAAGAGGCTATTCAACTCTTTTGCAACATGATGGATTTGGATATTAAACCTGATAATATTGCTTTAGTTTCTGCTCTTTCAGCTTGTGCCCGATTGGGAGAACTAGAACAGGGGAAGAATATTCATCGTTATATTGAACTTAATCAAATTCGAGTTGATTCATTTTTGTCAACTGGGCTAGTTGatttttatgcaaaatgtgGTTATATTAACACTGCTATAGATATTTTTGAATCAAgtcaagaaaagaatttatttacatggAATGCAATGCTTGTTGGTCTTGCAATGCATGGCTTGGGCAGGCTATCACTCGTTTACTTCTCTAGAATGATAGAGGCTAGAATTAAACCCGACGGCGTCACCATTTTGGGAGCTTTGGTGGGCTGTAGCCATGCAGGTTTAGTTGATGAAGCGAGAAAGCTGTTTGATGAGATGGATTCTGTTTACGGGGTTTCTAAAGAGCTAAAGCATTACGGGTGCATGGCGGATTTGCTTGGGCGAGCTGGTTTGATTGAAGAAGCATTGGAGATGATAAAGAAGATGCCAATGGGGGGTGATGTGTTTGTTTGGAGTGGTTTGCTTGGAGGGTGTAGGATTCATGGCAATGTTGAGATTGCGGAAGCAGCAGCAGAGCATGTGATGAAGTTGAAACCTGAAGATGGTGGGGTTTATAAAGTACTGGCTGATGTTTATGCCAATGCGGATAGATGGGAAGATGTTGTTAAGATACGAAGATCTTTGGACGCTGGGAAGATCAAGAAGAATGCTGGCTGTAGCTTGATTCAATTGAATGGGGTTATGCATGAGTTTGTATCTGGGGATAGCTTGCATCCAGATTCTGACgagatttatttaatcttagaTGGAATTAGTACACATCAACTTGAATCATTCTAG
- the LOC102617703 gene encoding uncharacterized protein LOC102617703, translated as MAFRSVGNLRSLMGGLRGSTATYATSTTPKGKSYAPTAADYAHFQEQPRPKLQFPKPVQKGDYVPVCMAIGMITLSVSLGLVTATQQLARSPNVYVRRKTRETVPEVNDPDKVVSDAEKFLNKSFFRKVAHVQEFDYGDHPVPDPIRKDAYAHKHRVETLKSVGIDPKQV; from the exons ATGGCTTTCAGATCAGTC ggtAATTTAAGGTCACTAATGGGTGGCTTAAGAGGAAGTACTGCAACTTATGCAACCTCAACAACTCCGAAAGGTAAATCCTACGCGCCCACCGCAGCCGATTACGCCCATTTTCAAGAGCAACCAAGGCCAAAATTACAGTTTCCAAAACCAGTTCAGAAGGGCGATTATGTGCCGGTGTGCATGGCGATTGGCATGATAACACTGTCGGTGTCTCTGGGGCTGGTCACGGCGACGCAGCAGCTGGCGCGCTCGCCGAACGTGTACGTGAGGAGGAAGACGCGAGAGACCGTGCCGGAAGTGAACGACCCCGACAAGGTGGTGAGCGATGCTGAGAAGTTCCTGAACAAGTCGTTCTTCAGAAAGGTGGCGCACGTTCAGGAGTTTGACTACGGTGATCATCCTGTACCTGATCCCATCCGTAAAGATGCTTATGCTCATAAACACCGTGTCGAGACTCTCAAGTCTGTTGGTATTGACCCCAAGCAAGTCTGA
- the LOC102627580 gene encoding uncharacterized protein LOC102627580, with product MLRMNPSSDHVVSGTQTPIESVESSIQNLLKSFYRRLEYWKLLLNASEEQNQQLITKAAPWRNQLASFLESTTVRAITMSLLLLDLLFTILELASSLLHSCAPKKNDYSDSLDDHQQVWYHWVGVAILCVVSLKTMALAVALGRGFFRRPGNVIDGVVVIGAVFLEAFLERRGGGLLVIVSLWRVMRVVESAFELSDEAIEAQIQSILCQVQALRDENIKLNEIIAEKDVIIDMLREQLYQYCQQHASTSAMH from the coding sequence ATGCTCCGAATGAACCCTTCAAGTGATCATGTCGTCTCCGGAACCCAAACACCCATCGAATCTGTTGAATCATCCATCCAAAATCTACTCAAAAGCTTTTACAGAAGGCTTGAATATTGGAAACTCCTTTTGAATGCCTCCGAAGAACAAAACCAGCAGCTGATCACTAAAGCAGCACCATGGAGAAATCAGCTAGCCAGTTTTCTAGAGTCAACCACAGTTCGGGCAATCACAATGTCACTGCTTCTCTTGGATCTTCTCTTCACAATTCTTGAACTCGCCTCTTCTCTATTACATTCTTGTGCTCCCAAAAAGAACGATTACTCTGATTCTTTAGATGATCATCAGCAAGTTTGGTACCACTGGGTTGGGGTTGCAATATTATGTGTAGTTTCTTTAAAGACTATGGCTCTAGCAGTAGCTCTAGGCAGGGGATTCTTTAGACGGCCAGGCAATGTGATTGATGGTGTGGTTGTTATTGGGGCTGTATTCTTGGAAGCGTTTTTGGAGAGAAGAGGAGGGGGGTTGCTGGTAATTGTAAGTTTGTGGCGTGTTATGAGGGTTGTTGAGAGTGCCTTTGAGTTGAGCGATGAGGCCATCGAGGCACAAATTCAAAGTATTTTATGCCAGGTTCAGGCCCTCCGTGATGAGAATATTAAACTTAACGAGATCATTGCTGAAAAGGATGTTATTATTGACATGCTCCGGGAACAACTGTATCAATATTGTCAACAACATGCGAGCACTAGCGCAATGCATTGA
- the LOC102618264 gene encoding calcium-dependent mitochondrial ATP-magnesium/phosphate carrier protein 2-like isoform X1 has product MTGAGAGHAVERVGLPKMESTRSASCNPVRKSGPVTMDHVLLALRESKEERDIRIRSLFNFFDAANSGYLDYAQIESGLSALQIPAQYKYAKDLFKVCDANRDGRVDYQEFRRYMDIKEMELYKIFQTIDVEHNGCILPEELWDALVKAGIEISDEELARFVEHVDKDNNGIITFEEWRDFLLLYPHEATIENIYHHWERVCLVDIGEQAVIPEGISKHVQRSKYFIAGGIAGAASRTATAPLDRLKVVLQVQTAQARLVPTIRKIWKEEGFLGFFRGNGLNVLKVAPESAIKFHAYELLKNAIGDYIGEEKDDIGAFGRLLAGGMAGAVAQTAIYPLDLVKTRLQTHACEGGKAPNLGTLTKDILVHEGPRAFYKGLVPSLLGIIPYAGIDLAAYETLKDLSRTYILTDSEPGPLVQLGCGTISGALGATCVYPLQVIRTRMQAQRSKSAASYKGMSDVFWRTLQNEGYRGFYKGIFPNLLKVVPAASITYMVYETMKKTLDL; this is encoded by the exons ATGACCGGAGCAGGGGCAGGACACGCGGTGGAACGCGTCGGATTGCCAAAGATGGAGTCGACCCGCTCCGCTTCATGCAACCCGGTGAGGAAATCGGGTCCGGTCACGATGGACCACGTGCTGCTCGCGTTACGCGAGAGCAAGGAAGAGAGGGACATCCGAATCCGGAgcctcttcaatttcttcgaTGCGGCGAATTCCGGATACTTGGATTACGCGCAGATCGAGAGCGGGTTGTCGGCGCTGCAGATTCCGGCACAGTACAAGTACGCGAAGGATTTGTTCAAAGTCTGCGACGCAAACAGAGACGGACGCGTCGATTATCAGGAGTTTCGTCGATACATGGACATTAAAGAGATGGAGCTttataagatttttcaaaCTATTGATGTCGAGCACAATGGATGCATTTTGCCCGAAGAGCTTTGGGACGCGCTTGTTAAGGCTG GGATCGAGATTAGTGACGAGGAATTGGCTCGTTTTGTGGAGCATGTTGATAAGGATAATAATGGAATCATAACTTTTGAAGAATGGAGAGATTTCCTTCTACTCTATCCTCATGAGGCaactattgaaaatatttatcatcatTGGGAGAGGGTATGCCTCGTAGATATTGGAGAACAGGCTGTTATTCCAGAAGGCATCAGTAAACATGTTCAGAGAAGCAAATACTTTATTGCTGGAGGAATAGCAGGTGCTGCTTCTCGTACTGCAACTGCTCCTCTTGACCGCCTGAAGGTTGTATTGCAAGTCCAGACGGCACAAGCTCGTCTTGTGCCAACTATAAGAAAGATATGGAAGGAAGAAGgttttttgggatttttccGAGGTAATGGGTTAAATGTTCTGAAGGTTGCACCTGAAAGTGCCATAAAATTTCATGCTTATGAACTTTTGAAGAATGCAATTGGAGATTATATAGGGGAAGAAAAGGATGATATAGGTGCTTTTGGGAGACTTTTGGCTGGTGGTATGGCAGGTGCGGTCGCACAGACTGCTATCTATCCATTGGATCTTGTGAAAACACGGTTACAGACTCATGCTTGTGAAGGTGGAAAGGCTCCAAACTTAGGTACGCTTACTAAGGATATATTGGTTCATGAAGGTCCTCGGGCATTCTATAAAGGTCTTGTGCCATCTCTTCTTGGGATTATCCCGTATGCTGGCATTGACCTTGCAGCGTATGAAACTTTAAAAGATCTGTCAAGGACGTACATTCTTACTGACAGTG AACCTGGTCCTCTTGTGCAACTTGGATGTGGGACAATTTCAGGAGCTCTCGGAGCAACGTGTGTTTATCCATTACAGGTTATTAGAACCAG AATGCAAGCCCAACGTTCAAAATCTGCTGCTTCATATAAGGGAATGTCTGATGTATTTTGGAGGACTCTTCAGAATGAAGGTTATAGGGGTTTCTACAAAGGAATTTTTCCAAACCTTCTCAAGGTTGTACCTGCTGCAAGTATTACATACATGGTTTATGAAACTATGAAAAAAACTCTGGATCTTTGA
- the LOC102618264 gene encoding calcium-dependent mitochondrial ATP-magnesium/phosphate carrier protein 2-like isoform X2, whose translation MTGAGAGHAVERVGLPKMESTRSASCNPVRKSGPVTMDHVLLALRESKEERDIRIRSLFNFFDAANSGYLDYAQIESGLSALQIPAQYKYAKDLFKVCDANRDGRVDYQEFRRYMDIKEMELYKIFQTIDVEHNGCILPEELWDALVKAGIEISDEELARFVEHVDKDNNGIITFEEWRDFLLLYPHEATIENIYHHWERVCLVDIGEQAVIPEGISKHVQRSKYFIAGGIAGAASRTATAPLDRLKVVLQVQTAQARLVPTIRKIWKEEGFLGFFRGNGLNVLKVAPESAIKFHAYELLKNAIGDYIGEEKDDIGAFGRLLAGGMAGAVAQTAIYPLDLVKTRLQTHACEGGKAPNLEPGPLVQLGCGTISGALGATCVYPLQVIRTRMQAQRSKSAASYKGMSDVFWRTLQNEGYRGFYKGIFPNLLKVVPAASITYMVYETMKKTLDL comes from the exons ATGACCGGAGCAGGGGCAGGACACGCGGTGGAACGCGTCGGATTGCCAAAGATGGAGTCGACCCGCTCCGCTTCATGCAACCCGGTGAGGAAATCGGGTCCGGTCACGATGGACCACGTGCTGCTCGCGTTACGCGAGAGCAAGGAAGAGAGGGACATCCGAATCCGGAgcctcttcaatttcttcgaTGCGGCGAATTCCGGATACTTGGATTACGCGCAGATCGAGAGCGGGTTGTCGGCGCTGCAGATTCCGGCACAGTACAAGTACGCGAAGGATTTGTTCAAAGTCTGCGACGCAAACAGAGACGGACGCGTCGATTATCAGGAGTTTCGTCGATACATGGACATTAAAGAGATGGAGCTttataagatttttcaaaCTATTGATGTCGAGCACAATGGATGCATTTTGCCCGAAGAGCTTTGGGACGCGCTTGTTAAGGCTG GGATCGAGATTAGTGACGAGGAATTGGCTCGTTTTGTGGAGCATGTTGATAAGGATAATAATGGAATCATAACTTTTGAAGAATGGAGAGATTTCCTTCTACTCTATCCTCATGAGGCaactattgaaaatatttatcatcatTGGGAGAGGGTATGCCTCGTAGATATTGGAGAACAGGCTGTTATTCCAGAAGGCATCAGTAAACATGTTCAGAGAAGCAAATACTTTATTGCTGGAGGAATAGCAGGTGCTGCTTCTCGTACTGCAACTGCTCCTCTTGACCGCCTGAAGGTTGTATTGCAAGTCCAGACGGCACAAGCTCGTCTTGTGCCAACTATAAGAAAGATATGGAAGGAAGAAGgttttttgggatttttccGAGGTAATGGGTTAAATGTTCTGAAGGTTGCACCTGAAAGTGCCATAAAATTTCATGCTTATGAACTTTTGAAGAATGCAATTGGAGATTATATAGGGGAAGAAAAGGATGATATAGGTGCTTTTGGGAGACTTTTGGCTGGTGGTATGGCAGGTGCGGTCGCACAGACTGCTATCTATCCATTGGATCTTGTGAAAACACGGTTACAGACTCATGCTTGTGAAGGTGGAAAGGCTCCAAACTTAG AACCTGGTCCTCTTGTGCAACTTGGATGTGGGACAATTTCAGGAGCTCTCGGAGCAACGTGTGTTTATCCATTACAGGTTATTAGAACCAG AATGCAAGCCCAACGTTCAAAATCTGCTGCTTCATATAAGGGAATGTCTGATGTATTTTGGAGGACTCTTCAGAATGAAGGTTATAGGGGTTTCTACAAAGGAATTTTTCCAAACCTTCTCAAGGTTGTACCTGCTGCAAGTATTACATACATGGTTTATGAAACTATGAAAAAAACTCTGGATCTTTGA
- the LOC102617406 gene encoding calnexin homolog — protein MVQRMAVSLRFALLLFAAFVSFQLISASDDATILYESYDESFDGRWIVSQKDEYKGVWKHSKSEGHEDYGLLVGEPAKKYAIVKELDEPLSLKDGTVVLQYEVRLQNGLECGGAYLKYLRPQEAGWVSKEFDNESPYMIMFGPDKCGATNKVHFILKHKNPKSGEYIEHHLKNPPSVPSDKLTHVYTAILKPDNELRILIDGEEKQKANFLAADDFQPPLIPEKTIPDPDDKKPEDWDERAKIPDPDAVKPEDWDEDAPMEIEDEDAVKPEGWLDDDPEEIDDPEATKPEDWDDEEDGEWEAPKIDNPKCEAAPGCGEWKRPMKRNPAYKGKWHAPHIDNPNYKGIWKPQQIPNPNYFELDKPDFEPIAAVGIEIWTMQDGILFDNILISKDEKVAESYRASAWKPKFDVEKEKLKAEEAAAGSDGLAGFQKKVFDLLYKVADIPFLDAYKLKIIDVIEKGEKQPNLTIGILVSVVAVIITVLFKIIFGGKKAKVEPPKETEAAESSSSKQEDSGEKEEETEKEETAAAPARRRRRDN, from the exons atGGTGCAGAGAATGGCTGTCTCTCTGCGGTTCGCTCTCCTGCTTTTCGCTGCTTTCGTTTCATTTCAATTGATCTCCGCTTCTGATGATGCCACG ATCTTGTACGAGTCGTATGACGAGTCGTTCGACGGACGATGGATCGTTTCTCAGAAAGATGAATACAAAG GTGTATGGAAGCATTCAAAGAGTGAGGGTCATGAAGATTATGGCCTTCTTGTTGGTGAGCCGGCAAAGAAGTACGCGATAGTGAAGGAGCTTGATGAGCCCCTGAGTTTGAAGGATGGAACTGTTGTCCTCCAGTATGAGGTTCGCCTCCAGAATGGTCTTGAATGTGGTGGTGCATATCTGAAATACCTGCGGCCTCAGGAGGCAGGTTGGGTATCCAAGGAGTTCGACAATGAATCTCCGTATATGATTATGTTTGGACCTGATAAATGTGGTGCAACAAACAAGGTGCACTTCATCTTAAAGCATAAGAATCCCAAGAGTGGAGAGTACATTGAACACCATCTCAAGAACCCACCTTCTGTGCCCTCTGATAAACTGACTCATGTATACACTGCCATCTTGAAACCTGATAAtgagttgagaattttaatTGATGGAGAGGAGAAGCAGAAGGCAAATTTCCTCGCTGCTGATGATTTTCAGCCACCGCTCATTCCTGAGAAGACAATTCCTGATCCAGATGACAAGAAGCCTGAGGATTGGGATGAGAGGGCAAAGATTCCTGACCCTGATGCAGTAAAACCTGAAGACTGGGATGAGGATGCTCCCATGGAAATTGAAGATGAGGATGCTGTGAAACCTGAAGGATGGCTGGATGATGACCCTGAGGAGATAGATGACCCTGAGGCCACAAAACCTGAGGATTGGGATGATGAGGAGGATGGTGAATGGGAGGCCCCAAAGATTGATAACCCAAAGTGTGAAGCAGCCCCTGGATGCGGCGAGTGGAAGAGGCCAATGAAGAGGAATCCTGCCTACAAGGGCAAATGGCATGCTCCACATATTGACAACCCTAATTACAAGGGTATTTGGAAGCCTCAGCAGATTCCAAACCCCAACTATTTTGAGCTTGACAAACCTGACTTTGAGCCTATTGCTGCTGTTGGCATTGAGATCTGGACAATGCAGGATGGTATTTTGTTTGACAACATTTTGATATCAAAGGATGAGAAAGTTGCAGAGTCCTATCGGGCTTCTGCATGGAAGCCTAAGTTTGATGTTGAGAAAGAGAAACTGAAGGCTGAGGAAGCAGCTGCTGGTTCAGATGGCCTTGCAGGCTTCCAG AAGAAGGTATTTGATCTCTTGTACAAGGTTGCAGACATTCCTTTCTTGGATGCATACAAACTTAAGATCATT GATGTGATTGAGAAGGGAGAGAAACAACCAAACCTTACAATTGGTATCCTTGTCTCTGTTGTGGCGGTGATCATCACAGTTCTGTTCAAGATCATTTTTGGTGGAAAGAAG GCTAAAGTAGAGCCCCCAAAAGAAACAGAAGCTGCAGAGAGTTCCTCGAGCAAACAAGAGGACAGTGGtgaaaaggaagaagagaCCGAGAAGGAAGAAACTGCTGCTGCTCCTGCTCGTCGGAGGAGACgcgataattaa